In Perognathus longimembris pacificus isolate PPM17 chromosome 3, ASM2315922v1, whole genome shotgun sequence, a single window of DNA contains:
- the Mettl21c gene encoding protein-lysine methyltransferase METTL21C isoform X2, which produces MRDLKDTLKSQSLLLPEVEPLTSWSCKRALEEEEAPVMDGSGGQTTSSKDDGLEAKEVGAFQESDSGGPPGDVNRAEPSPQSLQQFVPTDYASYTQEHYCFAGRQIVMQESIESFGAVVWPAAMALCQYLEEHTEELKLRDAKILEIGAGPGLVSIVASILGARVTATDLPDVLGNLQYNLARNTRAGAAHAPEVPAGLPHHPPGRAPRVNSQAFQGRAEVRLQDQVHVSHRQRARGWRFWEGPRLTDLPAWADFEPPFSGLTLLGR; this is translated from the exons gtggAACCACTAACTTCTTGGAGCTGCAAGCGAGCTTTAGAGGAGGAAGAA GCTCCGGTTATGGACGGGAGTGGGGGACAGACCACGAGCTCCAAGGACGACGGCTTAGAAGCCAAGGAGGTGGGCGCTTTCCAGGAAAgtgactctgggggacccccaggaG ATGTTAACAGGGCGGAGCCCTCTCCGCAGAGCCTCCAGCAGTTCGTTCCCACCGACTACGCGAGCTACACGCAGGAGCACTACTGCTTTGCGGGGAGGCAGATCGTCATGCAAGAATCCATCGAGAGCTTCGGGGCGGTGGTGTGGCCTGCG GCTATGGCTTTGTGCCAGTATCTGGAGGAACACACAGAAGAACTGAAGCTCCGAGATGCGAAAATACTTGAAATCGGCGCCGGGCCAGGCCTGGTTTCCATCGTGGCCAGTATTTTAG GCGCTCGGGTCACAGCGACGGACCTGCCCGACGTCCTGGGCAACCTGCAGTACAACCTGGCGAGGAACACGCGGGCCGGCGCGGCGCACGCGCCCGAG GTTCCGGCAGGTCTTCCACACCACCCTCCTGGCCGAGCACCCCGAGTCAACAGTCAAGCTTTTCAAGGGCGTGCGGAAGTGAGGCTCCAAGACCAGGTCCACGTGTCCCACCGCCAGCGGGCTCGGGGCTGGCGATTCTGGGAAGGACCGCGTCTCACCGACCTCccggcctgggctgactttgaaccgccgTTCTCAGGTCTCACTCTCCTGGGTCGCTGA
- the Mettl21c gene encoding protein-lysine methyltransferase METTL21C isoform X1: protein MRDLKDTLKSQSLLLPEVEPLTSWSCKRALEEEEAPVMDGSGGQTTSSKDDGLEAKEVGAFQESDSGGPPGDVNRAEPSPQSLQQFVPTDYASYTQEHYCFAGRQIVMQESIESFGAVVWPAAMALCQYLEEHTEELKLRDAKILEIGAGPGLVSIVASILGARVTATDLPDVLGNLQYNLARNTRAGAAHAPEVRELVWGDQLERQLPRAAFYYDYVLASDVVYHHHALDTLLATMAHLAQPGTVLLWANKFRFSTDYEFLDRFRQVFHTTLLAEHPESTVKLFKGVRK, encoded by the exons gtggAACCACTAACTTCTTGGAGCTGCAAGCGAGCTTTAGAGGAGGAAGAA GCTCCGGTTATGGACGGGAGTGGGGGACAGACCACGAGCTCCAAGGACGACGGCTTAGAAGCCAAGGAGGTGGGCGCTTTCCAGGAAAgtgactctgggggacccccaggaG ATGTTAACAGGGCGGAGCCCTCTCCGCAGAGCCTCCAGCAGTTCGTTCCCACCGACTACGCGAGCTACACGCAGGAGCACTACTGCTTTGCGGGGAGGCAGATCGTCATGCAAGAATCCATCGAGAGCTTCGGGGCGGTGGTGTGGCCTGCG GCTATGGCTTTGTGCCAGTATCTGGAGGAACACACAGAAGAACTGAAGCTCCGAGATGCGAAAATACTTGAAATCGGCGCCGGGCCAGGCCTGGTTTCCATCGTGGCCAGTATTTTAG GCGCTCGGGTCACAGCGACGGACCTGCCCGACGTCCTGGGCAACCTGCAGTACAACCTGGCGAGGAACACGCGGGCCGGCGCGGCGCACGCGCCCGAGGTGCGGGAGCTGGTGTGGGGGGACCAGCTGGAGCGCCAGCTGCCCAGGGCGGCCTTCTACTACGACTACGTGCTGGCCTCGGACGTGGTGTACCACCACCACGCGCTGGACACGCTGCTGGCCACCATGGCGCACCTGGCGCAGCCCGGCACCGTGCTGCTGTGGGCCAACAAGTTCCGCTTCAGCACCGACTACGAGTTCCTCGACAGGTTCCGGCAGGTCTTCCACACCACCCTCCTGGCCGAGCACCCCGAGTCAACAGTCAAGCTTTTCAAGGGCGTGCGGAAGTGA